The following proteins come from a genomic window of Streptomyces sp. Sge12:
- the mrdA gene encoding penicillin-binding protein 2, protein MTNVPETGRTSRVHIRLVIMQVLVFSMLITLGGRLWFLQIRNGAEYYHEAKSNHVQRVVQPAVRGSILDARGVPLADNETRLVVSASRTALMKMKDKGKGVMTRLADVLDMNPKEVMDKVRLCDSQTPKPCWNGSPYQPIPVTLEATTQQALQLRERPEEFPGITAEPTAVRRYPAPGGARTSQVLGYLSPVTDEEIQKAKDTDSPHLRSDQVGRSGIERTYDRQLRGKAEVTSYEVDNLGRVMGQTKSDPGIAGSTLVTSIDARVQAVAEYELQDAMKVVRNETDNITGRKYEADSGAVVVMEAKTGRIVAMASQPDYDPNAWVGGISGKDYARLTSKSSNYPLLNRGIQGMAPAGSIFKVVSASAAVRAGYKFDDKYNCSSSYSLGGRSFANFESKGHGPITLGDALKFSCNTVFYALGHKEWQRDGGLSPKKDAHDWFYRTAREFGLGSETGIDLPNEVTGRIPDRKWKQNFWKANKNAWCKQGKRGGTYVEQIAYESCLEGNQLKAYDSINFAIGQGDVLVTPIQMATAYSAISNGGTLYNPTVGKAVISPDGKHIEMIKPQSHGRLPINAKTIGDLDKGLRSVVEPGGTAAWRFGGWPMDKIPMHAKTGTAQVYGKQTTSWLATYTKDFTIVMTISQGGTGSGASGPAVRNLYNAIYGLTMDGKPSPKGALLPGPEAGLPRINPDGSIDSPEIRPYVPPSPEQLEPPALAGPPPTRHD, encoded by the coding sequence GTGACCAACGTCCCGGAGACGGGCCGCACCTCCCGGGTGCACATCAGGCTCGTCATCATGCAGGTCCTCGTCTTCTCGATGCTGATCACCCTCGGCGGCCGGCTCTGGTTCCTCCAGATCCGCAACGGCGCCGAGTACTACCACGAGGCGAAGAGCAATCACGTCCAGCGGGTCGTCCAGCCCGCCGTGCGCGGCTCGATCCTCGACGCCCGCGGGGTCCCGCTCGCCGACAACGAGACCCGCCTCGTCGTCTCCGCCAGCCGCACCGCGCTGATGAAGATGAAGGACAAGGGCAAGGGCGTCATGACCCGCCTCGCCGACGTCCTGGACATGAACCCCAAAGAGGTCATGGACAAGGTCCGGCTCTGCGACTCGCAGACCCCCAAGCCCTGCTGGAACGGTTCCCCGTACCAGCCGATCCCGGTCACCCTCGAAGCCACCACCCAGCAGGCCCTGCAGCTGCGCGAACGCCCGGAGGAGTTCCCCGGCATCACCGCGGAGCCCACCGCCGTCCGCCGCTACCCGGCCCCCGGCGGGGCCCGCACCTCGCAGGTGCTCGGCTACCTCTCGCCGGTCACCGACGAAGAGATCCAGAAGGCCAAGGACACCGATTCGCCGCACCTGCGGTCCGACCAGGTCGGCCGCTCCGGGATCGAGCGCACCTACGACCGGCAGTTGCGCGGCAAGGCGGAGGTCACCTCGTACGAGGTCGACAACCTCGGCCGGGTCATGGGCCAGACCAAGTCCGACCCGGGCATCGCCGGATCCACCCTCGTCACCAGCATCGACGCCCGGGTCCAGGCCGTCGCCGAGTACGAGCTCCAGGACGCGATGAAGGTCGTCCGCAACGAGACCGACAACATCACCGGCCGCAAGTACGAGGCCGACTCGGGCGCCGTCGTCGTCATGGAGGCCAAGACCGGCCGCATCGTCGCGATGGCCTCCCAGCCCGACTACGACCCCAACGCCTGGGTCGGCGGCATCTCCGGCAAGGACTACGCCCGGCTCACCAGCAAGAGCTCCAACTATCCGCTGCTCAACCGGGGCATCCAGGGCATGGCCCCCGCGGGCTCCATCTTCAAGGTGGTCTCCGCGAGCGCGGCCGTCCGGGCCGGCTACAAGTTCGACGACAAGTACAACTGCAGCAGCTCCTACAGCCTCGGCGGCCGGAGCTTCGCGAACTTCGAGTCCAAGGGGCACGGCCCCATCACCCTCGGGGACGCCCTCAAGTTCTCCTGCAACACCGTCTTCTACGCCCTGGGCCACAAGGAGTGGCAGCGCGACGGCGGCCTCAGCCCCAAGAAGGACGCGCACGACTGGTTCTACCGGACCGCCCGGGAGTTCGGACTCGGCTCCGAGACCGGGATCGACCTGCCCAACGAGGTCACCGGCCGCATCCCCGACCGGAAGTGGAAGCAGAACTTCTGGAAGGCCAACAAGAACGCCTGGTGCAAGCAGGGCAAGCGGGGCGGCACCTACGTCGAGCAGATCGCCTACGAGAGCTGCCTCGAGGGCAACCAGCTGAAGGCGTACGACAGCATCAACTTCGCCATCGGCCAGGGCGACGTGCTGGTCACCCCCATCCAGATGGCCACCGCCTACTCCGCCATCAGCAACGGGGGCACCCTCTACAACCCCACCGTGGGCAAGGCCGTGATCAGCCCCGACGGCAAGCACATCGAGATGATCAAGCCCCAGTCCCACGGCAGGCTGCCGATCAACGCCAAGACCATCGGCGACCTCGACAAGGGCCTGCGCTCGGTCGTCGAGCCCGGCGGCACCGCCGCCTGGCGGTTCGGCGGCTGGCCGATGGACAAGATCCCGATGCACGCCAAGACCGGTACCGCACAGGTCTACGGCAAGCAGACCACGTCCTGGCTGGCGACCTACACCAAGGACTTCACGATCGTCATGACGATCTCTCAGGGTGGCACCGGCTCCGGGGCCTCCGGCCCCGCCGTACGCAACCTCTACAACGCCATCTACGGTCTGACCATGGACGGGAAGCCGAGCCCGAAGGGGGCCCTGCTGCCGGGCCCGGAGGCCGGACTGCCCAGGATCAACCCGGACGGTTCCATCGACTCCCCCGAGATCCGGCCGTACGTACCGCCGTCCCCGGAGCAACTGGAACCGCCGGCGCTCGCCGGGCCACCCCCGACACGGCACGACTGA
- the rodA gene encoding rod shape-determining protein RodA: MPTANKFSVSRYAPERGAMARLTARDSVVRRLDWPILLSALALSFLGALLVWSATRNRTSLNQGDPYYFLARHALNTGIGLVLMIGTIWLGHRTLRGAVPILYGLSLLLILAVLTPLGATINGAHAWIVIGGGFSLQPSEFVKITIILVMAMLLATRVDAGDLAHPDHRTVVKALCLAAAPMGIVMLMPDLGSVMVMIVIVLGVLLASGASNRWVLGLMGAGAGGAILIWQLGVLDEYQINRFAAFANPELDPAGVGYNTNQARIAIGSGGLTGSGLFKGSQTTGQFVPEQQTDFVFTVAGEELGFVGAGLILLLLGIILWRSCVIARETTELYGTIVCAGIIAWFAFQSFENIGMTLGIMPVAGLPLPFVSYGGSSMFAVWVAIGLLQSIKVQRPLSA; this comes from the coding sequence ATGCCCACCGCCAACAAGTTCTCCGTCTCCCGGTACGCGCCCGAGCGCGGGGCGATGGCCAGGCTCACCGCCCGCGACTCCGTGGTGCGCCGGCTCGACTGGCCGATCCTCCTCTCCGCGCTCGCCCTGTCCTTCCTCGGTGCCCTGCTGGTGTGGTCGGCGACCCGCAACAGGACCTCGCTGAACCAGGGGGACCCGTACTACTTCCTGGCCCGGCACGCCCTGAACACCGGCATCGGCCTCGTCCTGATGATCGGCACCATCTGGCTCGGCCACCGCACCCTGCGCGGTGCGGTGCCGATCCTCTACGGGCTCTCCCTGCTGCTGATCCTGGCCGTGCTGACCCCGCTCGGCGCGACCATCAACGGCGCCCACGCGTGGATCGTCATCGGCGGCGGGTTCTCCCTCCAGCCGTCCGAGTTCGTGAAGATCACGATCATCCTGGTGATGGCGATGCTGCTGGCCACCCGGGTGGACGCGGGCGACCTCGCCCACCCGGACCACCGCACGGTCGTCAAGGCGCTCTGCCTGGCGGCCGCCCCGATGGGCATCGTCATGCTGATGCCCGACCTCGGCTCCGTAATGGTCATGATCGTCATCGTGCTCGGCGTGCTGCTGGCCTCCGGTGCCTCCAACCGCTGGGTGCTGGGCCTGATGGGGGCGGGCGCCGGCGGCGCCATCCTGATCTGGCAGCTCGGCGTCCTCGACGAGTACCAGATCAACCGCTTCGCGGCCTTCGCCAACCCCGAGCTCGACCCGGCCGGCGTCGGCTACAACACCAACCAGGCGCGCATCGCGATCGGCTCCGGCGGGCTGACCGGGTCCGGGCTCTTCAAGGGCTCGCAGACCACCGGCCAGTTCGTGCCTGAGCAGCAGACCGACTTCGTCTTCACGGTGGCGGGGGAGGAGCTGGGCTTCGTCGGGGCCGGGCTGATCCTCCTGCTGCTCGGCATCATCCTGTGGCGGTCCTGCGTGATCGCCCGGGAGACCACCGAGCTGTACGGGACGATCGTGTGCGCCGGGATCATCGCCTGGTTCGCCTTCCAGTCCTTCGAGAACATCGGCATGACCCTCGGCATCATGCCGGTGGCCGGGCTCCCACTGCCGTTCGTCTCCTACGGAGGCTCGTCCATGTTCGCGGTGTGGGTGGCGATCGGCCTGCTCCAGTCGATCAAGGTGCAACGGCCATTGTCAGCCTGA
- a CDS encoding CYTH and CHAD domain-containing protein, whose product MADTKREIERKFEFSKAKSARRGVPDLTGTAAIAAVSDQGTVDLDAVYYDTPDQRLAADGLTLRRRTGGADEGWHLKLPVSPGVRDEIGASLSDTVPPSLAALVRSRVRGAGLRPQVRLVSSRRVSHLLDAEGALLAELSTDEVLAERGDTTAAWTEVEVELADGVDPELLDAVEKAFRKAGLKVSDAPSKLARALAETDAEPPARHVGGGPEGTAGAHVLAYLREQRDALVAQDPAVRRALPDSVHQMRVASRRLRSAFKTYRKVIDRAATDPIGEELRWLAAELGVDRDQEVLLERIQGHLGELPRTLLIGPVRSRLRVWNTARRSGSRRRALAVLDSARYVALLDALDALLDSPPLKQAAARPPQEVLPKAVLRDYERLAGRVATGLSLDAGHERDLALHDARKAAKRLRYAAESAEPVLGKPAKHLAKAGKSVQNLLGDHQDSVVAREALRGLGAQATAAGESAFTWGVLHAREESLAERRERELPDIWSEASDPALRAALE is encoded by the coding sequence ATGGCGGACACCAAGCGCGAAATCGAGCGAAAATTCGAGTTCTCCAAGGCCAAATCTGCCCGGCGCGGGGTGCCGGACCTGACGGGCACGGCCGCCATCGCGGCCGTCTCCGACCAGGGCACCGTCGACCTCGACGCCGTGTACTACGACACCCCCGACCAGCGGCTCGCCGCCGACGGTCTCACCCTCCGGCGCAGAACGGGCGGCGCGGACGAGGGCTGGCACCTCAAACTGCCCGTCTCCCCGGGCGTGCGCGACGAGATCGGGGCATCGCTCAGCGACACCGTCCCGCCCTCCCTCGCCGCCCTCGTCCGCTCCCGGGTACGCGGCGCCGGACTCCGTCCGCAGGTCAGGCTGGTCTCCTCACGCCGCGTCAGCCACCTGCTCGACGCCGAGGGGGCCCTGCTCGCGGAACTGAGCACCGACGAGGTCCTGGCCGAGCGCGGCGACACCACCGCCGCCTGGACCGAGGTCGAGGTGGAACTGGCCGACGGGGTCGACCCCGAACTGCTCGACGCCGTCGAGAAGGCCTTCCGCAAGGCCGGGCTCAAGGTCTCCGACGCCCCCTCGAAGCTCGCCCGGGCCCTCGCCGAGACCGACGCCGAGCCCCCGGCCCGGCACGTGGGCGGCGGCCCCGAGGGCACGGCGGGCGCGCACGTGCTGGCGTACCTGCGCGAACAGCGTGACGCCCTCGTCGCCCAGGACCCGGCCGTGCGGCGCGCCCTGCCGGACTCCGTCCACCAGATGCGCGTCGCGAGCCGCAGGCTGCGCAGCGCCTTCAAGACCTACCGCAAGGTGATCGACCGGGCGGCCACCGACCCGATCGGCGAGGAGCTGCGCTGGCTCGCCGCCGAACTCGGCGTCGACCGCGACCAGGAAGTACTGCTGGAGCGGATCCAGGGCCACCTCGGCGAACTGCCCCGCACCCTGCTGATCGGCCCGGTCCGCAGCAGGCTGCGCGTGTGGAACACCGCCCGCCGCTCCGGATCGCGCCGCAGGGCGCTCGCCGTGCTGGACAGCGCCCGCTACGTGGCCCTGCTGGACGCCCTCGACGCCCTGCTGGACAGCCCGCCGCTGAAGCAGGCCGCCGCCCGGCCGCCGCAGGAGGTCCTGCCGAAGGCGGTGCTCCGCGACTACGAACGCCTCGCCGGCCGGGTCGCCACCGGGCTCTCCCTCGACGCGGGCCACGAACGGGACCTGGCCCTGCACGATGCCCGCAAGGCGGCCAAGCGGCTGCGCTACGCCGCCGAGTCGGCCGAGCCCGTCCTCGGCAAGCCGGCGAAGCACCTGGCCAAGGCCGGGAAGTCGGTGCAGAACCTGCTCGGCGACCACCAGGACAGCGTGGTGGCCCGCGAGGCCCTGCGCGGCCTCGGCGCCCAGGCGACGGCCGCGGGCGAATCCGCCTTCACCTGGGGTGTTCTCCACGCCCGCGAGGAATCCCTGGCCGAGCGGCGCGAACGCGAACTTCCGGACATCTGGTCGGAGGCCTCCGACCCCGCACTGCGGGCCGCACTGGAATGA
- a CDS encoding TIGR03960 family B12-binding radical SAM protein: MMTESVFPQLEALLPHVQKPIQYVGGELNSTVKEWESCDVRWALMYPDAYEVGLPNQGVMILYEVLNEREGVLAERTYSVWPDLEELMREHKVPQFTVDSHRPVSAFDVFGLSFSTELGYTNMLTALDLAGIPLEARNRTVDHPIVLAGGHAAFNPEPIAEFIDCAVIGDGEQAVLDMTEIIRTWKAEGRPGGREEVLLRLAKTGNVYVPGFYDVEYLPDGRIGRVVPNRSGVPWRVSKHTVMDLDEWPYPKQPLVPLAETVHERMSVEIFRGCTRGCRFCQAGMITRPVRERSITGIGEMVEKGLKATGFEEVGLLSLSSADHTEIADIAKGLADRYTDDKVGLSLPSTRVDAFNVDLANELTRNGRRSGLTFAPEGGSERMRKVINKMVSEEDLIRTVATAYGNGWRQVKLYFMCGLPTETDEDVLQIGDMAVNVIAKGREVSGQNDIRCTVSIGGFVPKPHTPFQWAPQLSAEETDARLGKLRDKIRGDKKYGRSIGFRYHDGKPGIVEGLLSRGDRRIGDVIRAVYESGGRFDGWREHFSYDRWMEAAEKTLPAYGVDVAWYTTRERTYEEVLPWDHLDSGLDKDWLWEDWQDALDETEVDDCRWTPCFDCGVCPQMQTEIQIGPTGKKLLPLSVVK, from the coding sequence GTGATGACCGAGTCGGTCTTCCCTCAGCTTGAGGCCCTGCTTCCGCATGTGCAGAAGCCCATCCAGTACGTCGGCGGTGAACTCAACTCCACGGTCAAGGAGTGGGAGAGCTGCGACGTCCGCTGGGCGCTCATGTACCCGGACGCGTACGAAGTCGGGCTGCCCAACCAGGGCGTCATGATCCTGTACGAGGTGCTCAACGAACGCGAGGGCGTCCTCGCCGAGCGCACCTACAGCGTGTGGCCGGACCTCGAAGAGCTGATGCGCGAGCACAAGGTGCCGCAGTTCACCGTGGACAGCCACCGCCCGGTCTCCGCCTTCGACGTGTTCGGCCTGTCCTTCTCCACGGAGCTGGGCTACACCAACATGCTCACGGCGCTGGACCTCGCCGGCATCCCGCTGGAGGCCCGCAACCGCACCGTCGACCACCCGATCGTCCTCGCGGGCGGCCACGCGGCCTTCAACCCCGAGCCGATCGCGGAGTTCATCGACTGCGCGGTCATCGGCGACGGCGAGCAGGCCGTCCTCGACATGACCGAGATCATCCGCACCTGGAAGGCCGAGGGGCGGCCGGGCGGGCGCGAGGAAGTACTGCTGCGCCTGGCGAAGACCGGCAACGTCTACGTGCCGGGCTTCTACGACGTCGAGTACCTGCCGGACGGCCGCATCGGCCGTGTCGTGCCCAACCGCTCCGGCGTGCCGTGGCGCGTGTCCAAGCACACCGTCATGGACCTCGACGAGTGGCCCTACCCCAAGCAGCCCCTGGTCCCGCTCGCCGAGACCGTCCACGAGCGCATGTCCGTGGAGATCTTCCGCGGCTGCACCCGCGGCTGCCGTTTCTGCCAGGCCGGCATGATCACGCGCCCCGTGCGGGAGCGAAGCATCACCGGCATCGGCGAGATGGTGGAGAAGGGCCTGAAGGCCACCGGCTTCGAGGAGGTCGGTCTCCTCTCCCTGTCCTCCGCGGACCACACGGAGATCGCCGACATCGCCAAGGGCCTCGCCGACCGCTACACCGACGACAAGGTGGGCCTGTCCCTGCCGTCGACCCGCGTGGACGCCTTCAACGTGGACCTGGCCAACGAGCTGACCCGCAACGGGCGCCGCTCCGGCCTGACCTTCGCCCCCGAGGGCGGCTCCGAGCGCATGCGCAAGGTCATCAACAAGATGGTCTCGGAAGAGGACCTGATCCGGACCGTCGCCACGGCCTACGGCAACGGCTGGCGCCAGGTGAAGCTGTACTTCATGTGCGGCCTGCCCACCGAGACCGACGAGGACGTCCTCCAGATCGGCGACATGGCGGTCAACGTCATCGCCAAGGGCCGCGAGGTCTCCGGCCAGAACGACATCCGCTGCACGGTGTCCATCGGCGGATTCGTGCCCAAGCCGCACACCCCCTTCCAGTGGGCCCCGCAGCTGTCGGCCGAGGAGACGGACGCCCGCCTGGGCAAGCTCCGCGACAAGATCCGCGGCGACAAGAAGTACGGCCGCTCCATCGGCTTCCGCTACCACGACGGCAAGCCGGGCATCGTCGAGGGCCTCCTCTCGCGCGGTGACCGCCGCATCGGCGACGTCATCCGCGCCGTGTACGAGTCGGGCGGCCGCTTCGACGGCTGGCGCGAGCACTTCAGCTACGACCGCTGGATGGAGGCGGCCGAGAAGACGCTGCCCGCCTACGGCGTGGACGTGGCCTGGTACACGACCCGCGAGCGCACCTACGAAGAGGTCCTGCCCTGGGACCACCTGGACTCCGGTCTCGACAAGGACTGGCTCTGGGAGGACTGGCAGGACGCCCTCGACGAGACCGAGGTCGACGACTGCCGCTGGACCCCCTGCTTCGACTGCGGCGTCTGCCCGCAGATGCAGACCGAGATCCAGATCGGGCCGACCGGCAAGAAGCTGCTGCCGCTCTCGGTCGTGAAGTGA
- a CDS encoding TIGR03936 family radical SAM-associated protein codes for MQRIRLRYTKRGRLRFTSHRDFQRAFERALRRAEVPMAYSAGFTPHPRVSYANAAPTGTGSEAEYLEIALAEPRDPEKLRELLDESMPTGLDIIDAVEARTSGLADRLTASVWELRLDGVEPAEAERAVTAFLAAETVEVQRRTKNGMRTFDTRGAVVSLEALPAPADRPLDNACAILRLVVRHLTPAVRPDDVLSGLRAVADLAPPVPSAVIRLAQGLFDEESGTVTDPLAPDREADTAAPPTAAVAADAKAPEGPAA; via the coding sequence GTGCAGCGCATCCGACTGCGCTACACCAAGCGCGGCCGCCTCCGGTTCACCAGTCACCGCGACTTCCAGCGCGCCTTCGAGCGGGCCCTGCGCCGCGCCGAGGTGCCCATGGCGTACTCGGCAGGCTTCACCCCGCACCCGCGCGTCTCGTACGCGAACGCCGCCCCGACCGGGACCGGCAGCGAGGCGGAGTACCTGGAGATCGCCCTCGCCGAGCCCCGCGACCCCGAGAAGCTCCGTGAGCTCCTCGACGAGTCGATGCCCACCGGGCTCGACATCATCGACGCCGTGGAGGCCCGCACCTCGGGCCTCGCCGACCGGCTGACCGCCTCCGTGTGGGAGCTGCGCCTCGACGGCGTGGAGCCCGCGGAGGCCGAGCGGGCCGTGACGGCGTTCCTCGCAGCCGAGACCGTGGAGGTGCAGCGCCGGACCAAGAACGGCATGCGGACCTTCGACACACGTGGCGCGGTCGTCAGCCTGGAAGCCCTTCCCGCCCCGGCTGATAGGCCGCTGGACAATGCCTGTGCGATACTGCGCCTGGTTGTTCGGCATCTGACACCTGCCGTGCGACCCGACGACGTCCTGTCCGGTCTCCGAGCTGTGGCCGACCTGGCGCCGCCGGTCCCCTCTGCGGTGATCAGGCTGGCGCAGGGGCTCTTCGACGAGGAGTCCGGCACGGTGACCGACCCGCTCGCGCCCGACCGCGAGGCTGACACGGCCGCCCCACCCACGGCCGCCGTAGCAGCCGACGCGAAGGCGCCGGAAGGTCCCGCCGCGTAG